The Mesobacillus jeotgali genome window below encodes:
- a CDS encoding M50 family metallopeptidase, with protein MNKAIELLRKIHIHPLLWVIIALAVATAHFIELMMVLLIIFVHEMGHGAAASFFSWRIKKIALLPFGGVAEMDEHGNRPLKEELIVVLAGPLQHVWMMALSYLLFAAGLVPEKWHMLFIEYNMMVLLFNLIPIWPLDGGKLLFILLSMSTSFQEAHVRTLYVSAGTLAIFSAILIVMAPMTLNVWVIIGFLAFSLYFEWKQRRFTFMRFLMERHYGKQLDLRELKPINATENEMVGQVLGKFQRGCKHPIIVKQKDGKEMVMDENELLHAFFSEKLLSAKIGDLLYTF; from the coding sequence TTGAATAAAGCCATTGAATTATTGCGAAAAATACACATCCATCCATTGTTGTGGGTGATCATCGCCCTTGCTGTTGCGACCGCGCATTTCATAGAGCTGATGATGGTGCTGCTGATTATTTTTGTTCATGAAATGGGACATGGTGCTGCAGCTTCTTTTTTTTCGTGGAGAATCAAGAAAATCGCCCTGCTGCCATTCGGCGGTGTAGCGGAAATGGATGAGCACGGGAACAGACCGTTAAAAGAGGAACTGATCGTCGTTCTTGCAGGTCCTCTGCAGCATGTCTGGATGATGGCCCTCTCCTATTTGCTGTTTGCCGCAGGGCTAGTTCCGGAAAAATGGCATATGTTATTCATCGAATACAATATGATGGTGCTCTTGTTCAATCTGATCCCAATCTGGCCGTTGGATGGGGGCAAGCTGTTGTTCATCCTGCTATCGATGTCCACTTCCTTTCAGGAAGCCCATGTGCGGACGCTGTATGTCTCAGCAGGAACACTTGCGATATTTTCAGCCATCCTCATCGTCATGGCACCAATGACATTGAATGTCTGGGTCATCATCGGTTTCCTGGCTTTCTCCCTGTACTTTGAATGGAAGCAGAGACGGTTTACATTCATGCGCTTTTTGATGGAAAGGCATTATGGAAAGCAGCTGGATTTGAGAGAGCTGAAGCCGATCAACGCAACCGAGAATGAAATGGTCGGGCAGGTACTGGGAAAATTCCAGCGCGGCTGCAAGCATCCCATCATCGTAAAGCAGAAGGACGGCAAGGAAATGGTCATGGATGAGAATGAATTGCTCCATGCTTTTTTCAGTGAGAAGCTATTATCAGCCAAAATTGGAGATTTGCTTTACACCTTTTAA
- a CDS encoding M23 family metallopeptidase, which produces MNSRADDIRRRMMKRKRERDRMEKMNHNRFFSTEEERHGFDRIPSYDMGPGEGGHPLFKKEVFLFKVLASACLVLIIAIIYRSPSEKAETIQQYVKHTMEQEFQFAAVSNWYEDQFGKPLALLPAKESTEEENKQELAPDNEYALPASGKILEDFGDNGQRIMIETGKGAGVEAMDEGLVHFVGMKEGFGKTVIVQHADKSETWYGNLDEIDVSLYEYISKGTKVGSAMDSTDGIKGSFYFAIKKGDDFVDPVQVIKFE; this is translated from the coding sequence ATGAACTCGAGAGCTGATGATATACGCAGAAGGATGATGAAGAGGAAAAGAGAGCGGGATAGAATGGAGAAGATGAACCATAATCGCTTTTTTTCGACGGAGGAGGAGCGGCATGGTTTTGACCGGATTCCATCTTATGACATGGGGCCGGGGGAAGGCGGACATCCTTTATTCAAGAAGGAAGTATTTTTATTCAAGGTGCTTGCTTCGGCGTGCCTCGTTTTGATCATTGCGATCATTTACCGCAGTCCATCTGAAAAAGCAGAAACAATCCAGCAATACGTGAAGCATACGATGGAACAGGAATTCCAGTTTGCTGCCGTTTCGAACTGGTATGAAGACCAATTCGGAAAGCCTTTGGCTCTGCTTCCAGCCAAAGAAAGTACTGAGGAAGAAAACAAACAGGAGCTGGCTCCAGACAATGAGTATGCACTCCCTGCATCAGGGAAGATCCTTGAAGATTTTGGCGATAATGGCCAGAGAATCATGATTGAAACCGGCAAAGGTGCCGGTGTAGAAGCCATGGATGAAGGTCTTGTCCACTTCGTCGGGATGAAGGAAGGGTTCGGCAAAACGGTCATTGTGCAGCATGCAGACAAGAGTGAAACATGGTACGGAAATCTTGATGAAATCGACGTAAGCCTCTATGAATATATCTCCAAGGGAACGAAGGTTGGAAGTGCGATGGACAGTACGGATGGCATTAAAGGTTCGTTTTACTTCGCTATAAAAAAAGGGGATGACTTCGTTGATCCTGTCCAGGTGATCAAGTTTGAATAA
- the minD gene encoding septum site-determining protein MinD, with protein sequence MGEAIVITSGKGGVGKTTTSANIGTALALQGKRVCLVDTDIGLRNLDVVMGLENRIIYDLVDVIEGRCKIHQALVKDKRFDDHLYLLPAAQTSDKTAVQPEQMRKLVNELKQDYDYIIIDCPAGIEQGYKNAVAGADKAIVVTTPEVSAVRDADRIIGLLEKEENVESPKLVINRIRSHMMKNGDMLDVDEITTHLSIDLIGIVADDDEVIKASNHGEPIALNPNSKASIAYRNIARRILGESVPLQQLDNENKGVFSKIKKFFGVR encoded by the coding sequence ATGGGAGAAGCGATAGTGATTACATCCGGAAAAGGCGGAGTTGGCAAAACGACAACTTCTGCTAATATTGGTACAGCTTTGGCCCTTCAAGGCAAAAGAGTCTGCCTTGTCGATACAGATATCGGCTTGCGTAACCTGGACGTTGTCATGGGGCTTGAAAATCGCATTATTTATGATCTTGTCGATGTAATCGAAGGAAGATGCAAAATCCATCAGGCACTAGTAAAAGATAAGCGCTTCGATGACCACCTATATTTGCTTCCTGCTGCACAGACTAGTGATAAAACTGCGGTCCAGCCGGAACAAATGAGGAAATTAGTGAATGAACTGAAGCAGGATTATGATTACATCATCATCGATTGCCCGGCAGGAATCGAGCAGGGCTATAAAAACGCGGTTGCAGGTGCTGATAAGGCAATTGTCGTCACAACACCAGAGGTTTCCGCAGTCAGGGATGCTGACAGGATTATCGGACTGCTTGAAAAAGAAGAGAATGTTGAATCACCAAAGCTTGTCATCAACAGGATCCGCAGCCATATGATGAAAAATGGCGACATGCTTGATGTCGATGAAATCACGACACATCTATCCATCGATTTAATTGGGATTGTGGCCGATGATGATGAAGTCATCAAAGCTTCAAACCACGGCGAACCAATCGCACTGAATCCAAATAGCAAAGCATCTATTGCGTACAGGAACATCGCCAGGAGGATTCTTGGTGAATCGGTCCCATTGCAGCAATTGGATAATGAAAACAAAGGCGTATTTTCGAAGATCAAAAAATTCTTCGGCGTCCGCTGA
- the minC gene encoding septum site-determining protein MinC, whose product MKKSQNVTIKGTKDGLTLHLDDNCSYDELKKELDRKLSNSSRVQEEQQLLSVKVKVGNRYLTKAQEEELKDLIRQKRNLIVEDLVTNVITREEADKLRQETEIVPVAKVIRSGQVLEITGDLLLIGDVNPGGTVKATGNIFIMGALKGVAHAGSEGNDEAVIAASVMKPSQLRISECINRAPDHVPDEEKRVMECAYISDSQQIVVDRLQVLMKKRPNLTRFEGGL is encoded by the coding sequence ATGAAGAAATCACAAAATGTGACGATAAAAGGAACAAAAGATGGGCTTACGCTCCATTTGGATGATAATTGCTCCTATGATGAACTTAAGAAGGAGCTCGACAGGAAACTCTCGAATTCTTCCCGTGTCCAGGAAGAGCAGCAGCTGCTTTCGGTAAAGGTTAAGGTAGGTAATAGGTACCTTACAAAAGCTCAAGAAGAAGAGCTGAAAGACCTGATCCGGCAGAAGAGGAACTTGATCGTCGAGGATCTGGTGACCAATGTGATCACCAGGGAGGAGGCTGACAAGCTTCGCCAGGAAACAGAAATCGTGCCTGTTGCCAAAGTGATCCGTTCAGGACAGGTTCTTGAAATAACTGGGGACTTGCTGCTCATTGGAGATGTCAATCCCGGAGGAACGGTCAAGGCGACAGGGAATATCTTTATCATGGGCGCTTTAAAAGGGGTTGCACATGCAGGTTCGGAAGGCAATGATGAAGCAGTCATTGCGGCATCTGTCATGAAGCCGTCTCAACTACGGATCAGTGAATGCATCAACCGCGCCCCGGACCATGTTCCTGATGAAGAAAAACGTGTGATGGAATGTGCATACATATCAGACAGTCAACAGATTGTAGTTGATAGATTACAAGTTTTAATGAAGAAAAGACCTAATTTAACTAGATTCGAAGGAGGCCTCTAA
- the mreD gene encoding rod shape-determining protein MreD produces the protein MIRFLLPALFAFLFILESLFVELLPAELFNSDRILVPHFLMAGILFLTAYLSPKHGILYGIIFGLLFDIVYTEIIGIYLFMFPFIAYLIANMMRILQTNILIVSILSLLGITLLEVGVYELMLLIKITDLDFSTYVRIRLVPTLILNLAFIILAAYPFKKQFENAADRLRLD, from the coding sequence TTGATCCGATTCCTGCTCCCTGCTCTTTTCGCTTTTTTATTCATTCTGGAAAGTTTATTTGTAGAGTTGCTGCCTGCCGAGTTATTTAACAGTGACCGGATTCTTGTACCGCATTTCCTTATGGCCGGGATCTTGTTTTTGACGGCCTACCTGAGTCCAAAGCATGGAATCCTTTACGGAATCATTTTTGGACTTCTTTTTGATATCGTCTACACCGAGATCATCGGGATCTATCTATTCATGTTTCCGTTCATTGCTTATTTGATCGCGAATATGATGAGGATCTTACAGACCAATATTTTGATCGTGTCAATTTTATCCCTTCTTGGCATCACACTCCTGGAGGTAGGGGTTTACGAGTTGATGCTGTTGATAAAAATTACTGACCTGGACTTTTCGACCTATGTTAGAATAAGACTAGTCCCTACATTGATTCTGAACCTTGCTTTCATCATATTGGCTGCCTATCCATTTAAAAAGCAGTTCGAGAATGCTGCAGACCGGTTAAGGCTCGATTAA
- the mreC gene encoding rod shape-determining protein MreC — protein sequence MPQFFFNKRLIMLLVSIIVLVALIGFSLREREELTWPEQFIKDSTSWVQSVVSRPSNYIAGLIENLQDLQNTYQENKELKKRVDDMARLEAKVYSLEKENEELQEILDKKESLADYEPIQAVRIARSPERWNELIIINKGASNGVEKNMAVITSKGLIGKVKSTTPFSATVQLISSIDPTNRISAILQADKPLYGTIEGYDKKNELLLLKGLPYDAEIEKGQNVVTTGMGGIFPKDLPIGKVVKVVPDQFGLNQTAYIKPEANLYDLEHVMVVKKSMISVDIEESLEDSEGEEEGN from the coding sequence ATGCCACAGTTCTTTTTTAATAAACGCCTGATAATGCTGCTTGTGAGCATTATAGTCCTCGTGGCATTGATTGGATTTTCTTTAAGGGAAAGAGAAGAATTGACATGGCCCGAGCAGTTTATCAAAGACTCGACAAGCTGGGTACAGTCTGTTGTTTCAAGGCCTTCGAATTATATCGCTGGTTTGATTGAAAACCTTCAAGACTTGCAAAATACATATCAGGAAAACAAAGAGTTGAAGAAACGCGTTGATGATATGGCCCGCCTTGAAGCGAAAGTATACTCCCTTGAAAAAGAAAACGAGGAGCTTCAGGAAATTTTAGATAAGAAAGAATCACTAGCAGACTATGAGCCAATCCAGGCTGTCAGGATCGCCAGAAGCCCTGAACGGTGGAATGAGCTGATCATCATCAATAAAGGCGCCTCCAATGGTGTTGAAAAAAATATGGCCGTCATCACTTCAAAAGGATTGATTGGCAAAGTCAAGAGTACGACTCCATTTTCTGCAACTGTGCAGCTCATCAGTTCGATCGACCCGACCAACAGGATTTCTGCCATCCTGCAGGCCGATAAGCCACTTTACGGCACGATCGAAGGATATGACAAGAAAAATGAGCTTCTATTATTAAAAGGATTGCCATATGACGCGGAAATTGAAAAAGGACAAAATGTCGTTACTACCGGAATGGGTGGGATTTTCCCGAAAGACCTTCCTATCGGCAAGGTTGTCAAGGTTGTTCCTGATCAATTTGGCTTGAATCAAACCGCATATATAAAACCAGAAGCAAATCTTTATGACCTGGAACATGTCATGGTTGTAAAAAAATCCATGATTTCAGTTGATATAGAGGAAAGCTTGGAAGATAGCGAAGGCGAGGAGGAAGGCAATTGA
- a CDS encoding rod shape-determining protein — translation MFGIGTRDLGIDLGTANTLVYVKGKGIVLREPSVVALQTDTKNIVAVGNDAKNMIGRTPGNVVALRPMKDGVIADYETTATMMKYYIKQATKNKGWFAGKPYVMICVPSGITAVEERAVIDATRQAGARDAFTIEEPFAAAIGANLPVWEPTGSMVVDIGGGTTEVAIISLGGIVTSQSVRIAGDEMDDAIINYIRKTYNLMIGERTAEAIKMEVGSAGDADGIENMEIRGRDLLTGLPKTIEITAEEIAKALRDTVYAIVDAVKLTLEKTPPELASDIMDRGIVLTGGGALLRNLDKVISEETKMPVLIAEDPLDCVAIGTGKALDHIDLFKTKAKESR, via the coding sequence ATGTTTGGGATTGGTACAAGAGACCTTGGAATTGACCTTGGTACTGCTAATACACTTGTTTATGTTAAAGGAAAAGGAATCGTTTTAAGAGAGCCTTCGGTTGTGGCGCTTCAGACTGATACAAAAAATATCGTTGCAGTCGGTAATGACGCAAAGAACATGATCGGTCGTACACCTGGAAATGTCGTAGCATTAAGGCCGATGAAGGATGGCGTCATTGCTGATTACGAGACAACAGCGACAATGATGAAATACTACATCAAACAGGCTACGAAGAATAAAGGCTGGTTTGCCGGGAAGCCATATGTCATGATATGTGTTCCATCCGGAATCACTGCGGTTGAAGAGCGTGCGGTAATTGATGCGACTCGCCAGGCAGGCGCAAGGGATGCGTTTACCATTGAGGAGCCATTTGCGGCAGCAATCGGAGCAAACCTTCCTGTATGGGAACCGACTGGCAGCATGGTTGTCGACATTGGCGGCGGGACGACAGAAGTCGCGATCATTTCACTAGGCGGGATTGTAACATCTCAATCTGTCCGTATTGCTGGTGATGAGATGGATGACGCAATCATCAATTATATCCGTAAAACTTACAACCTTATGATTGGTGAAAGAACAGCTGAAGCGATTAAAATGGAAGTAGGTTCAGCAGGAGATGCGGATGGCATTGAAAATATGGAAATCCGCGGCCGTGACTTGCTGACAGGACTGCCTAAGACAATTGAAATCACGGCTGAAGAAATTGCTAAAGCATTGCGTGACACCGTATACGCCATTGTCGATGCAGTCAAGCTGACACTGGAAAAAACACCGCCGGAACTTGCTTCTGACATCATGGACCGAGGAATTGTCCTTACTGGCGGAGGGGCGTTGCTGCGTAATTTGGACAAGGTCATCAGTGAAGAAACAAAAATGCCTGTCTTGATTGCCGAGGACCCGCTGGACTGTGTTGCAATCGGTACAGGAAAGGCATTAGACCATATCGATTTATTCAAAACTAAAGCAAAAGAATCAAGGTAA
- the radC gene encoding DNA repair protein RadC, which translates to MIRDYPQNERPRERFVQNGPQSLSNHELLALLLGTGSREESVLQLANRMLSQFEGLRLLKDATLEELTQIKGIGQAKAIHVLAAVEIGRRIANHTLDERYVIRSPEDGAKYLMNDMRFLTQEHFVCLYLNTKNQVIHRQTIFIGSLNASIVHPREVFKEAVRRSAASVICVHNHPSGDPTPSREDIEVTKRLAESGKIVGIELLDHLIIGENKYVSLKEKGYV; encoded by the coding sequence ATGATCAGAGATTATCCGCAAAATGAGCGGCCGCGGGAGCGATTTGTCCAAAATGGCCCACAGAGTCTCTCCAATCATGAATTGCTTGCCCTGCTGTTAGGAACTGGATCGCGGGAGGAATCAGTGCTCCAGCTTGCAAACCGAATGCTTTCCCAGTTTGAAGGTCTCCGGCTTCTTAAAGATGCAACGCTGGAAGAGTTGACACAAATTAAAGGAATCGGACAAGCAAAAGCGATTCATGTCCTAGCTGCTGTTGAAATCGGCAGGCGTATCGCCAACCATACCCTTGATGAACGATATGTGATTCGCTCACCGGAAGACGGTGCGAAATACTTGATGAATGATATGCGCTTCCTGACACAGGAGCACTTTGTCTGCCTGTACTTGAATACGAAAAATCAGGTGATTCACAGGCAGACGATTTTCATCGGCAGCCTTAACGCTTCAATTGTCCACCCAAGAGAGGTGTTCAAGGAAGCTGTCCGCAGATCGGCAGCATCAGTGATTTGCGTCCACAATCATCCATCGGGTGATCCGACTCCGAGCAGGGAGGATATCGAAGTCACCAAGCGACTTGCCGAGTCCGGGAAAATAGTCGGAATTGAATTGTTAGATCATTTGATCATTGGGGAAAATAAATATGTTAGTTTGAAGGAAAAAGGGTATGTATGA
- a CDS encoding Maf family protein: MQRLILASSSPRRKELLENLRLNFEISSSDVDESFSETLSPADAVMELASRKSGTVAQNFPDCFVIGSDTVVVHDGMILGKPESGQEALKMLKKLSGDTHSVYTGVSIISPEKETRFYEKTDVTFWELSDEEIDTYIKSGEPFDKAGGYGIQGFGSMLVKEISGDYYTVVGLPVSRLIRELRKIGYNLPY; the protein is encoded by the coding sequence ATGCAACGCCTCATTTTAGCCTCTTCTTCTCCACGGCGAAAAGAACTTCTTGAAAACCTCCGCTTGAATTTTGAAATCTCGAGCAGTGATGTAGACGAAAGTTTCAGTGAGACATTGAGCCCTGCCGACGCGGTAATGGAGCTTGCTTCCAGAAAGTCGGGAACGGTGGCGCAAAATTTTCCTGATTGTTTCGTGATTGGATCAGATACTGTTGTCGTCCATGACGGCATGATCCTTGGGAAGCCTGAAAGCGGACAAGAAGCCTTGAAGATGCTCAAAAAGCTGTCTGGGGATACCCATTCAGTCTACACAGGAGTATCGATTATCTCCCCTGAGAAGGAAACGCGTTTCTATGAAAAAACAGATGTGACGTTCTGGGAATTGTCAGATGAAGAAATCGACACCTATATAAAGAGCGGTGAACCATTCGATAAGGCGGGCGGCTACGGGATCCAGGGATTCGGCAGCATGCTAGTCAAAGAAATCAGTGGGGATTATTACACAGTTGTTGGACTGCCTGTATCAAGATTGATCAGGGAGTTAAGAAAAATCGGATACAACCTTCCTTATTAA
- a CDS encoding SPOR domain-containing protein, with product MDKQGKTITIKINGKDRPIQADKKVLNDNSKKKYNQEGPIENRQIDQPKSSNYQINNLREDRSKVYPLENEAALNESAAAQEQTEESFDWILPDPVEEEIVKEYKIAPTEKKKQKKKSIGISVWNPKIKRNNRLYTTIIMNILFAVLIGTAFGVTFLKFLPAESDTATPAVTQPKAGQAEEKPAGGKESLELKPIPTFIVQNGIFTTEAGAKERVDLLAGQGVTAELFPVNGQFAVYLGASGSIEAAKQQAEALKAKGVEVFAKPFEIAGGTAAGLTAAESEFLKQAPEIYSILLNGSAAGAEDVKIVEDYQAMLSKIEDKSVADKAVLKAKASMESASGAFASYQKTKDANQLGEVEKSLLAFLSAYQTIGK from the coding sequence TTGGACAAGCAAGGAAAGACCATCACTATCAAGATTAATGGCAAGGACCGTCCGATTCAGGCTGACAAAAAGGTACTAAATGATAATAGTAAAAAGAAATATAATCAAGAAGGTCCTATTGAGAATCGACAAATTGATCAACCAAAGAGCAGTAACTATCAAATCAACAATCTTCGCGAAGACCGAAGCAAGGTCTATCCTTTGGAAAATGAGGCAGCGTTGAATGAAAGTGCAGCTGCACAGGAACAAACTGAAGAGAGTTTTGATTGGATTTTGCCTGATCCCGTCGAAGAGGAAATCGTCAAAGAATATAAAATAGCACCGACAGAGAAAAAAAAACAGAAAAAGAAAAGCATTGGCATTTCTGTATGGAATCCTAAAATTAAACGTAATAATCGCCTTTATACGACAATCATCATGAATATCCTATTTGCCGTTTTGATTGGAACAGCATTTGGAGTGACATTCCTTAAGTTCCTGCCGGCAGAGTCAGATACGGCAACACCAGCAGTGACCCAGCCAAAAGCGGGGCAAGCAGAAGAAAAACCGGCAGGCGGGAAGGAGTCATTAGAGTTAAAACCAATTCCTACCTTCATCGTTCAGAATGGCATTTTCACGACAGAAGCCGGAGCGAAGGAAAGGGTGGACCTCCTTGCCGGACAAGGAGTCACAGCTGAATTATTTCCTGTAAATGGCCAGTTTGCTGTTTATTTAGGGGCTTCCGGAAGCATTGAGGCTGCCAAACAACAGGCAGAAGCACTGAAGGCTAAAGGTGTTGAAGTGTTCGCCAAACCGTTTGAAATTGCAGGCGGAACGGCAGCTGGATTGACAGCAGCTGAATCAGAATTCCTCAAGCAGGCTCCGGAAATCTATTCGATCCTTTTGAACGGTTCCGCAGCTGGAGCGGAGGATGTAAAAATAGTTGAAGATTACCAGGCGATGCTATCCAAGATTGAAGACAAGAGTGTAGCAGATAAAGCCGTTCTTAAGGCTAAGGCTAGCATGGAGAGCGCAAGTGGTGCTTTTGCAAGCTACCAAAAAACGAAGGATGCCAACCAGCTAGGAGAAGTGGAAAAAAGCCTTCTGGCATTCCTTTCTGCATATCAGACTATAGGAAAGTAA